From a single Rutidosis leptorrhynchoides isolate AG116_Rl617_1_P2 chromosome 5, CSIRO_AGI_Rlap_v1, whole genome shotgun sequence genomic region:
- the LOC139848821 gene encoding TPD1 protein homolog 1B-like yields MGSAFECFLTIFLFTLLAVKGDAQACDFKDMSIETQKTNRQVKGKPEWDVKVQNNCALNCSQYNVVVSCNNFQSVEKIDPDLFRSAGDNIYLVAGGGYFGPHAQVVFSYAWDSAFDIKPYSSKIRCPGFMGSDD; encoded by the exons ATGGGATCTGCATTTGAGTGTTTCCTGACAATATTTCTTTTCACTCTTCTTGCTGTCAAAG GTGATGCACAAGCATGTGATTTTAAAGATATGAGCATTGAGACACAAAAAACTAATAGACAAGTAAAAGGCAAACCAGAATGGGATGTTAAAGTTCAAAACAATTGTGCATTAAATTGTTCGCAATATAATGTTGTAGTCTCTTGCAACAATTTTCAATCAGTGGAGAAGATTGACCCAGATTTGTTTAGATCCGCAGGGGATAACATCTACCTTGTTGCAGGTGGCGGCTATTTCGGACCTCATGCGCAGGTTGTGTTTTCCTATGCTTGGGATTCGGCTTTTGatattaaaccttattcatctaaaATTCGTTGTCCTGGATTTATGGGATCTGATGATTAG